Genomic DNA from Sporosarcina sp. ANT_H38:
TTTTTAGTTATGCGTATGAATGCAAACCAGCGATAATCAAATTCACGGCAATCAGGTTAAACATTATGATGACGAAACCGATAACTGCAAGCCACGCCGATTTTTCGCCATCCCAACCGCGCGATAAACGCACGTGAAGGAAAGCTGCATAGAATAACCAAGTGATAAGGGCCCATACTTCTTTAGGGTCCCATCCCCAGAACCTAGACCATGCTTCGTGCGCCCAGATCATAGCAAAAATGAGAGCACCCAGTGTAAAGATTGGGAAACCAATCATAACAGCACGGTATCCAATTTCGTCCATCAATTGTGAATTCGCTTTTTTTGCGAATGGTTGCAACAATGCCGCAATTGGACGGCGGAAAATGAGTCTAAGAATCAAGTAAAGAAGAATCCCAGTTGCAATTGACCAAACAAAAGTCGTCAGCGTCTTCGCATTCACGATTGCCGGCATTTCAGCCCATGGTGTCATCGCTTCTGGTGTAAGTGATTCATATCCTGACATTCCGAAAAGTGGTGGATAATTGTACTCGATATTGGCAGGTAGTTCATTTTTGTCGATATAAGTGAACTGCGCTTCATAGCCTGATAATTTAAACGTTGTCGAAGAAAATACGAAACCTATTACTAGGATAAGCGTGAAGATAACCGCCTCTAGCCAAAAACGTTGTTTCGATTTTTTCGTCAAGTCGATATTTTTTAATAAGTAGATGAGTCCCGCTACAGCACTAATCGCGAGAATCGATTCACCAAGTGCAGCTGTAATTACATGAACTGTCAACCAGTAACTCTTCAGCGCCGGAATAAGTGGTGTAATTTCTTTCGGGAACATACTTGCATAGCCGATAATAATAATAGCGATCGGCAGTGCAAACAAGCCGAGTGAAGGTGTTCTATATAAGTAAAACAGAAGAATGAATGCCCCAACGAGCATCATCCCAAATGCAGTCGTAAATTCGAACATATTACTCACTGGTGCATGGCCTGATGCTATCCAGCGAGTGATAAAATAGCCTAAATGAGTAATGAATCCGATAACTGTAATCGTAATCGCGATTTTTCCCCATCGGTTATTTTTATAAGTTGCTTCAGATTTAGCGCCTTTAACCGCACCACCAAAAAATAGCGTTGCGACAAGGTAAGCGATAAATGAAACAAATAATAGATTGGCGCTTAACGATGCAAGTCCCATTATACTTTGTCCCCTTCCTTATCTTGCAAGATAGCATCCTTGTCCTGTCTGTCTTCATAAGAAGGTAAATTAGCAACATCTTTCACTTGATCCAACTCTTTTTTCAAGGAGAACCAGTTTTTATTCGTATGTCCAGCAACTAGTAGTTCACCATTAGGGCCTTTTTGAATCCATATTCTTCTATGGTTCCAATAAGATCCTTGCGAAACACCAATCATAAAGATAATCCCTCCTACAAGAAGAAGATATAATGTTTTATCTTTACGTACTGTCAGCCCGGATATATCGCGGGTTTCTGCACTGACGAATTTCACTTTATAATCGTTGACTTCCGTCTCAAGCGTTTGTTTAATCGCGACGAAACTCATCTCGCCATCCGGTTTGGCTGGTGTTACCATTTTAAAAATGAATGCAGGGTTGTTCGGTATCGGAGATTTCGATTTCGGTTCTCCGTCCTCAATACCGTCATAATCCGGATAATAATCGCTTAGAATAACTCGTGCACCATTATCAAGTTTGTACTCACGCTCAGGATTAGTAAGATCCACCGTAAACTCTCCAAATGAGGCTTCCGTAGCTTTTTCAGTTAATTGGAATGTCATCGATTTTAATTCATCTAAACGAAAATCCATTTGGAATACATTATATCCATCAAATTTCAAAGGTTTATTGACAATAATTGAGTAGTCTTTTACGAATTCCATTTTATCAGATCCTGGAAGGCCACCTTCCGCCGTCTGATACAATTTGACATCAGTCTGATAGTTTTTCGCAATCATGCCTACACGGTCGAGCGCATCACCGAATACATCATCGGCTTCCTCTTTCGTGTAGTTTTCTACGATGAAATCTTTACTTTCCAAAAAGTAACCTTCTGCGCCGGGGATAGAACGCGTTTCACCTTCGCGAATCCACATCGTTTCATCAACATAAAAACCCGGGATCCCGCGTAATAAAATACCAAAGAGAAAAATGATAAGTCCTAAGTGATTGACATACGGGCCCCATCTAGAAAAACGGTTTTTCTCTGCTAGCAAAGCTCCGTCTTCAATCTTCACGTTGTAACGTAGTTCCTTCAGTTTTTCTTCCGCTTTTATAAGTGCAGCTTCTGGATCTTCGGACAGACCTTCACCATAGATTCGTTGTTTCTTCATGAATGAAGGATGCCGTTTCGTACGTTGTTTTTTCAATGATTTATAAAGGGGGATAACTCGGTCTACACTGGCAATGATAATGGAAGTTCCAAGCATACCGACCAACGTGATAAACCACCAGCTATTATACATGTCATGAAACCCAAGTTTGTAATAAATCGTGCCTGCTAATCCGTAAAGCCGTTCGTAATACGCTGCATACTCCGCCTCAGTTGACGCGGCCACATACAATTTTTGTGGAAAAATTGTGCCGATCGCAGCAGTTGCGAGAACGGCAACGATAATACTAATTCCGATTTTAACGCTAGAAAAGAAATTCCATATCTTATCAATGATTGACCGCTTATACGTCTGCGATCTTCTTGCTGAACCCTCATACCGCATATCAACAAGTTTACTTTCTTTCGCTTCTTCAGTTTGCGGTCTACCACATCGCTCACAAAGCACTGTGCCAAATGGATTATCATGACCGCACTGGCATTTGATTTTGCCCATTTTGGATTACTCCTTATTAGGGTTGAATGCTTTCCATGAGTGAAATGATCTCACTTTCAGACATTTCCCTTGTTATGATTTGTTCAATTTCCCCGTCCTTATTGATGAGGAAGGTTGTAGGGAGCGGAACAATATTATAGGCTTCCTTAACACTCTTATCTTTATCAATAGTAATTGGGAAAGTCAGTCCATACTGGTCTCTGAACGTTTCAACCTTCAAATTAGATTCGGCAATATTGACGGCAAGAATATTGACGCCTTTTTCTTCGAATGCTTTGTGCTGATTTTCCATATACGGCATTTCTTTTTTACAAGGTCCACACCAAGTTCCCCAAAAATTCAAGAAAACGCCTTCACCTTTATAATCAGATAGCCGATGTTTGTTGCCTTCTAAATCGACAAGCTCGAAATCAGGAGCTTTATCCCCAACCGCTAATACCTTCACTTTATCTTTCGAAGCGATGGTATAGACAACTGCAGAAACGAGAAGTAACAGGACGATTGTCCTAATAATAAGACGTGTTATCTTTTTATCCGCCTTAGCCATACGTACTGCCTCCTAACAATAAATAAGTTCTGCCTTTAATTATAACAAATAGACTTTTAGAAAGACCCATCATAATTGAATGGATTGTGAACAATTGCGTGAAATTAGCCTATTTTACCCGTTTCTGCTAGGACACGTAGCTGTTTCACTTCGTGTCTTGTTAATTCACGTGCTTCGCCAGCATTTAGACCGTGTGTCGTTACGTTAC
This window encodes:
- the ccsB gene encoding c-type cytochrome biogenesis protein CcsB; its protein translation is MGLASLSANLLFVSFIAYLVATLFFGGAVKGAKSEATYKNNRWGKIAITITVIGFITHLGYFITRWIASGHAPVSNMFEFTTAFGMMLVGAFILLFYLYRTPSLGLFALPIAIIIIGYASMFPKEITPLIPALKSYWLTVHVITAALGESILAISAVAGLIYLLKNIDLTKKSKQRFWLEAVIFTLILVIGFVFSSTTFKLSGYEAQFTYIDKNELPANIEYNYPPLFGMSGYESLTPEAMTPWAEMPAIVNAKTLTTFVWSIATGILLYLILRLIFRRPIAALLQPFAKKANSQLMDEIGYRAVMIGFPIFTLGALIFAMIWAHEAWSRFWGWDPKEVWALITWLFYAAFLHVRLSRGWDGEKSAWLAVIGFVIIMFNLIAVNLIIAGLHSYA
- a CDS encoding cytochrome c biogenesis protein ResB produces the protein MGKIKCQCGHDNPFGTVLCERCGRPQTEEAKESKLVDMRYEGSARRSQTYKRSIIDKIWNFFSSVKIGISIIVAVLATAAIGTIFPQKLYVAASTEAEYAAYYERLYGLAGTIYYKLGFHDMYNSWWFITLVGMLGTSIIIASVDRVIPLYKSLKKQRTKRHPSFMKKQRIYGEGLSEDPEAALIKAEEKLKELRYNVKIEDGALLAEKNRFSRWGPYVNHLGLIIFLFGILLRGIPGFYVDETMWIREGETRSIPGAEGYFLESKDFIVENYTKEEADDVFGDALDRVGMIAKNYQTDVKLYQTAEGGLPGSDKMEFVKDYSIIVNKPLKFDGYNVFQMDFRLDELKSMTFQLTEKATEASFGEFTVDLTNPEREYKLDNGARVILSDYYPDYDGIEDGEPKSKSPIPNNPAFIFKMVTPAKPDGEMSFVAIKQTLETEVNDYKVKFVSAETRDISGLTVRKDKTLYLLLVGGIIFMIGVSQGSYWNHRRIWIQKGPNGELLVAGHTNKNWFSLKKELDQVKDVANLPSYEDRQDKDAILQDKEGDKV
- the resA gene encoding thiol-disulfide oxidoreductase ResA, encoding MAKADKKITRLIIRTIVLLLLVSAVVYTIASKDKVKVLAVGDKAPDFELVDLEGNKHRLSDYKGEGVFLNFWGTWCGPCKKEMPYMENQHKAFEEKGVNILAVNIAESNLKVETFRDQYGLTFPITIDKDKSVKEAYNIVPLPTTFLINKDGEIEQIITREMSESEIISLMESIQP